One genomic region from Labeo rohita strain BAU-BD-2019 chromosome 7, IGBB_LRoh.1.0, whole genome shotgun sequence encodes:
- the smad6a gene encoding mothers against decapentaplegic homolog 6a: MFRTRRTGLVRRLWRSRLVTAGKEGGDGGPDDWTDSNPEKIPRTEYALGNNADSCSKRVEERGEPGILIEHDGPLNEGSEGRTVTCCLFRDLPRGKNRLPCRLEHRNHNSYSSLSGRERKSGAVTEQELKKCTYAFLKKLKEKSLDVLLEAVESQGGMPSGCVLVSQTEVRIGGQLVSPQYLLCRLFRWPDLRLSSLLKPLCHCQSFRAEDSQTLCCNPHHYSRVCGPVKDDTPPPPYSHFSPLPEHKPLNSSLPVLPYIETEATRSLGGMSQDYSDASMSPSSLAQNHWCNVAYWELRTRVGRLYPVHDASLSIFYDLPQGTGLCLGLLPLSPRSTSVQRTRGKIGHGILLSKEPDGVWAYNRSQHPIFVNSPTLEHHPYLSLTVRRVMPGYSIKVFDYEKSCQIQPLSDLVHMEGPYDPNSVRISFAKGWGPCYSRQFITSCPCWLEILLNNHR; the protein is encoded by the exons ATGTTCAGGACGAGACGCACGGGTCTGGTTCGGCGACTCTGGAGAAGCCGTTTGGTCACCGCAGGTAAAGAAGGGGGCGATGGTGGTCCGGATGACTGGACTGACAGCAACCCGGAGAAGATCCCCAGAACGGAATACGCACTGGGAAACAATGCGGACTCGTGCAGCAAACGCGTAGAGGAACGAGGGGAACCGGGGATCCTTATTGAACACGATGGACCCCTCAACGAGGGGAGCGAAGGCAGGACGGTAACATGCTGTTTGTTTAGAGACCTCCCCAGGGGCAAAAACAGACTCCCTTGCCGCCTAGAACATAGGAATCACAACAGTTATAGCAGTTTGAGTGGCAGGGAACGGAAAAGTGGTGCCGTGACCGAGCAAGAACTCAAGAAGTGCACTTATGCGTTTCTCAAGAAGTTGAAAGAGAAGTCTCTGGATGTTTTACTGGAAGCTGTGGAGTCACAAGGCGGGATGCCCAGTGGATGTGTTCTGGTTTCACAGACTGAAGTGCGAATTGGAGGTCAGCTGGTGTCTCCACAGTACCTGCTGTGTCGACTCTTCCGCTGGCCAGACCTGCGGCTCTCCTCTCTCCTCAAACCGCTCTGTCACTGTCAGAGCTTCAGGGCAGAGGACAGCCAGACCCTCTGCTGCAACCCCCACCACTACAGCCGCGTCTGTGGACCAGTCAAGGATG ACACACCGCCTCCTCCCTACTCCCATTTCTCCCCCTTACCAGAACACAAGCCACTGA attcttccCTCCCAGTGCTGCCTTACATAGAAACCGAAGCCACGCGTTCACTCGGTGGCATGTCGCAGGACTATTCAG ATGCCAGTATGTCTCCCTCCTCCCTGGCTCAGAATCACTGGTGTAACGTGGCATACTGGGAGCTCCGTACACGTGTGGGCCGTCTGTACCCAGTTCATGACGCCTCTCTTAGCATCTTCTATGACCTACCTCAGGGTACAGGCTTGTGCTTGGGCCTGCTCCCCCTCTCTCCGCGTTCCACCTCCGTCCAGCGCACCCGTGGCAAGATCGGACACGGCATCCTCCTCAGCAAAGAGCCAGATGGAGTTTGGGCCTACAACCGCAGTCAACACCCTATTTTTGTGAATTCCCCGACTCTGGAGCATCACCCCTACCTGAGTTTGACTGTGAGGAGAGTCATGCCAGGCTACTCCATAAAGGTTTTTGACTATGAGAAGTCGTGCCAAATTCAACCCCTCAGCGATTTGGTGCACATGGAAGGGCCGTATGACCCAAACAGTGTGAGGATCAGTTTTGCCAAGGGCTGGGGACCGTGCTACTCAAGACAGTTTATTACATCATGCCCGTGCTGGTTAGAGATTTTACTGAACAACCACAGATAA